A window of Ananas comosus cultivar F153 linkage group 11, ASM154086v1, whole genome shotgun sequence genomic DNA:
GTGAGAAGACCGATGTATACAGCTTCGGCGTGGTTCTCCTGGAGGTCATAACGGGCCAATCCCCCATTCTGCCCGGATCCGATGGTGTCCACATAGTCCAATGGGTTCGCCAAAGGCTTGCTAGAGGGAACATAGAGGGTGTTGTAGATTCAAGAATGCGAGGAGAATATGATATAAACTCGGTCTGGAAGGTTGCAGACGTGGCATTGAAGTGCACCGCGCAATCCTCGAGCCAGAGGCCGCTGATGCCGGAAGTCGTGATGCAGCTAAAAGAAAGCTTGGAATTGGAAGAAGCTAGCGGCAGGAGCCATAACTTCTACTCAGGAAGCATTAATCCATATTCGAGGAGCGAAAACATCTATACAGAAGTTAGCGATGTTAGCCAGAACAGTGCTTTCGAAGTGGAAAATGTGGTGGAAGTATCAGCAAGTGGTCCGGCGGCACGATGAGATCAATTCACCCTTTTTGTCCTTCCCACTATTCTTCCTTCTGTGTGTAGTTTTTCGTAAGTAAGGTATTCAAAAACGAGAATAACATGTTTGAACTTGATTTCCTGTTGAGCATGCTTAGAGTATAGGTATGGTATGTTATTTTCCGAATTGTAAACATGTCCTGTTTCCTGTATACTCATGATCCCGAGCTATCATGTTTTAAgtggtctttttctttttacaactTAATCTTTAACTTACCTTGCTGCATAGGGTCATTCTCTAATGTATCTCTCCTCAGATAAGTGTATTTATGTTACTAAATCACACACTAACTGTGGTTTATGTAAAACTAAAAACAATTTGATCGTCAATAATTTAAATCTCGATTATAAACTCTAAATCGACTTGCAACTAATGTCAAATGACAATTTAAACGTAGTCCCTGAGTTTTCGAATTATGCCCTTAGCATATTGTCCGTTAAGTAAAATAGGCATCACTAATCTTAAATTCTTaccattcaaattaaaaattgagataACAAGTGAAGTGGTCTTCTTCAATTACCTCACCTCGCTTGGAACTTGTCGATTAGATTATGTAATACAAATTCGGAAAAGATGTGACAAATAATGCGACCCCAATCCAACCCAAACGGCAAAGCAAGCTTTTCCctgacattttttttaaaaaaaaaggaaaaatcggTTTCAAATCGCGTGCACGAACTAAACTGCATTCGCTAACCAAAGCCCAAAGGGATAAGATGAACAGGTCGGAGACTCGGAAACTAATGGGAAACTTCAATTTTCTATACAAGCAGGGTTGACCCTGACCCCGGTGTGGGTTGACCATGACCCTAGTCTCCGCACCGCGTTGCGTTTTTGGTTAAGTTCGTAACCAGTCAGATAAACCTCAATTACCCACTCCGTGGTGTTTacgttataattttatttttttaaaattttactataagaattaattatcataacaaaatattatattttatatttcattatttGTAAAACATATTCTAAATTGTAGGATAAACAactgtaaatatatataagctaAATAACAAAAGAGTGAATGCTCAAAATTTTGTCCAAAAGGTGAGTGGGTGTTAGTATAACTTTCACCTCTTCTTGTAACTTAACACAAACGCCAAGTGCTTTCacacagaaatttttttttttttaaaaaaaaggaaaaaagaaaaagaaaagctggGAGACTTAGTACTGAACACGGCATTGGCCTTAACATCATCTCTCTATCTCCAAGTCTCCTCCTAATAATTGTAGAGAGCCCAAGGGATATAAGTTGTGGTGATTCTATCTCTTAACACATTCTGGGATCacctctttccttttttatcttttccccCTAAAAAAGAATACTTTGGTTATTCTACAGAGATTGTTGGGGCACTAATAATGTGGAGAATTTTTCGAAGGCGTGgaggtatttttttttcctttttttttttttggctcattGATCAACTATTGAATATGCTAGCTATTGTTTTTTAGCCTCAAACATATACTACTACTACATGTATTTTAGGCGTTTGTGGCCAACAAGGAGATAATGAAGGCCTTTTGGTGCAAACTAAGGTTCGGCAGTTCACTTACTCACAGTTGAAAATTATGACCGGCAAATTCAAACATGTAATTGGTGGAGGAGGATTTGGGTCTGTGTATTGTGGTCGGTTAGAAGATCGTAGTCGGGTCGCGGTGAAAATGCGGTCGCAACGATCTTCGCAAGGGCTCAAGCACTTTCTTGCCGAGGTATCCTGTTTGGATCTTCCACAAGTTGCATACAAACTGTTTACAACGCCGTTTTCTAGCAATTTAAGCTTTTAAACAAGGCGAAAATATGCAAAACTCGCATGAACTATGAACTGCGCCATTTATTTTTACTGGTTTAGTTAGTGTACTTTCtataattctcgcaactataaatttattgaagtaaGAAACTAGCTTAAATTTCGAAGTCAGAGTGTTGTTGCCTGATTCAAATCACATCAATTAAAATGTTGCCTGATTCATTtcctaaatgaatgaagcggtagcacgctatcttttctcaaaaaaaaaaagaaaagaaaagaaaaaaagttggtttagtaaaatttagattttgaaaggTCGGATAGTAGATTTAAAATGATCCGTAGCTCAAGGAAGCTCAGTTGCTCATATGGTATCAGATCAGAAGGCTTTCGTGTTGTGCGAGTTGTGAATATTACAAGTCTTGTGAATGTTACAATTAGAGCCAAATTCCGACAGTGTATCTATATTTTGGTCCTGTGTGGATCTTTCTAAAATGCTGCACATCGTAGGATTGAAAGAGTACTCTTGTAATGACTAATGTAGCTTTTAGCAGTCCTTGGCGATGACACTCCACTGAAACATTGTGCTGCACTGTTATGGATGCATGTTGCGATGCAGGTTAACATTTTATCGAAAGTGTATCATAGGAACCTCGTGTCGCTAGTCGGTTATTGCATGGATAGAGATTGCCTTGCGCTCGTCTATGAGTACATGGCCCAAGGAAGCCTTCAAGATCGTCTAAGAGGTCGGTGACTCAGTAATAGTGCATTAGTTGATCAACTACATCTACTTCACTGTCATGTAGATGTATGCTATTTGAATTGCTCCTACTTATACTCGTTCATATCGATGTTTCTTTTGGAAAGCAATTctttacttgttttttttttttgtttatcccCCTTACTCTTACAGGTGAAAGGGGCATTGTCAACGTATTGACTTGGAGAGTGCGGCTTCAAATTGCACTTGAAGTTGCAAAAGGTTGGTCGACCGTGTAATTTAATCCACCTGCATATCTATGTATCTGTTTCTTTTTATTGGCTTATCTTTCCCTGAGATTTGACATGATGAAGGACTGGAATATCTGCATGCTGGATGCAAGCTTCCGATAGTCCACAGAGGGGTCACAAGCAGCAACATTCTTCTAGATGAAAATCTAGAGGCTAAGTTATCTGATTTTGGCCTGGCCAGAGAGTTCGCAGCTAGTTCAGAGATGCAATCGTCGGTGACGGGCGTTGCTGGTACCATAGGCTACCTTGATCCGGAgtacatctctctttctcttttttctccttttagtTAATTTCATGTTATGTTTTATTATCTTTGGTTCCTTAATCGCAATTGGTAAATTGGCAAAACCCTGGAGGGTTCTTCCTGTAAAAGGAAGAGTAGTTGTTAACTAGAAAAGCAAAAATATGTCAAACTTTATTAAGTATATTATGTAAACATTTCGCGTGTTTCAGCCAACCACTTCACTCGAATTTCCTTCTGTTTTTTAGTCAGATTAAATGCCAAACGATTCTAGCGCTCCTAAACTCATCAAGGCATTGAAAAGAAGGGGGGGGGTTTAATGGTAGTTACTAAACATTGGCCTAAAGAGAGCTGCTGCTTGAAAATAAGAGGAATGATGATCATTAACCACTGTTAGAGATAAGAGTCCTGCTGGAGCTCAATTCCTGCAGCCGACTAACGTTGTTCTCTTCCTATAACGTTTTAGGTACATGTTTACTGGCGTATTTAGTGATAAGAGTGATGTGTATAGCTTTGGCGTGGTTCTATTGGAGATAATTACGAGTCAACGCCCATATACACCAGGAGAAGATGCTCCGGGAGGTCACATAGTTCGGCTAGTGTCCGAGATGCTCGCTAGGGGCGGTTTTCATGATGTTGTTGATGCCAGGCTGCAAGGGAATTATAACATTGAGTCTGTTTCTAAGGTCATAGATCTTGCGATGCGGTGCACAGAAGAAGCCTCGTCTCGACGACCAACGATGGAACAAGTGGTGGCGCAGCTGAAGGAGAGCTTGGAACTGGAGATATTACCTGGAGAGGGGAGCGACTACCTGTTCAGTGAAGACAACTACGCCAGTCAAAATAGTGACTTTGAACAAACACCAATTATTGCGAGATAAAGAGTTCTCTTCTCTCCACAATCTAAAGTGCGGCTTGAGCAATATACATCCAAATATCCAGATTGAGGTTGGAACATAACAGGGCATATATGTAGCCTTCAATGTACTGTGTAATATGAGATCTCCATATCTACATATGTAGTAAGTATATCCTCCCCTTCTTGTATTACTTCTTGGGTGTCGGTGTATTCTTGTCAGACAACTGCGACAGCATAGAGTTCagtttatatatgtttattCATTCTGTATGTCTTTATTTGTGCGTGTATGTATATGTGCATCAGTGTTGGACCTGCAGATCTAGAAGTTGAGCTGTTAGATTCTACGTGCCTGATCATTTGTAGCTTTGCTAATCTATGGAGCTGATACATACAACTGTTGAATCAATATATTCGAGTCTTTTCCGTGTGACACTTTCAATTCAAAGTCGTCTCTCTTCTGTGTTAagattagcatttttttttttattgtaaattattATTGTGATTCTATGAAGTGCACGGAATAGCAACTGTAGCAGTTGGTTTCTGTATTCTCTTTAAGCTGTTTTCTCTATGTTCATTACAATTTTGGACAGGTCAGTAACACATTTTGTTCTATTAAAGCCCAAGGCTTAAAGTTGAATATTTTGCTGCTTGTTTCACGTTGTGCTCTCACATTCACCGGCGGACTCAACCCTCTTGGCGAATCCACACTGCTGAATTCGCCAGTCTTATTCACATAACTATGTAACAAGGTGATCATGCTACAAAATATGTTGAAGAGAATAATTCTTTACCATTCacaagtcttttttttttttgttgagaaatTGAAAGCATGGTACCGCTTCATCATTTAGATAGTGAACTGGCTAGAAAGTGAGGCAATTAGGCCTCTAGAAAAgatagaaaaaggaagaaagagaggCTTACAAATCCTtcagaaagagaaaagagtagAAGATAGTTACAATATTAAATACCCGGAGGACCCCCGGGTTATGTTGCACAGTATTTATCCGAGAGGTCTCTAGAAGTATGGATTTCTGCTAACATCTGTCTCTGCGAGAGTTTCTCTTCTGAAAACTTTGCCTATTTTGATCGAGCCAGATAACCCATCAGGTAATGGCGATTGTCACCAGCTCCCCCAGCCTTAACGTACCTCTCTTAAGTCGACTCATCTTCCAAAGTGTAAATGTTGAATCACAAGTGTGAATTTCCTTCCTATTAGGCATTAGACACTCCAGCAAAAGTCTGGTAACTTCACAATTAGCAAATAGATGGTCAATTTCACCCTTGTGAAAGCAAAGTGCACATTCTTGCTCTCCAAGCCAATCCCTTTTTCGTAAAGTGTCAACCGTAAGCatcttttgttttaaaaataaccGAGCAAAATTTTTGACTTTCAGTTGGGTGCAGATTTTTCATAACGGTGCAAAGCTCCTAACCTTGACTCCATTATGTAGGAAATTATAAAGCGATTTGATGAAAAACTTTTTAGAATGGGCGCATC
This region includes:
- the LOC109717489 gene encoding receptor-like protein kinase At3g21340 codes for the protein MWRIFRRRGGVCGQQGDNEGLLVQTKVRQFTYSQLKIMTGKFKHVIGGGGFGSVYCGRLEDRSRVAVKMRSQRSSQGLKHFLAEVNILSKVYHRNLVSLVGYCMDRDCLALVYEYMAQGSLQDRLRGERGIVNVLTWRVRLQIALEVAKGLEYLHAGCKLPIVHRGVTSSNILLDENLEAKLSDFGLAREFAASSEMQSSVTGVAGTIGYLDPEYMFTGVFSDKSDVYSFGVVLLEIITSQRPYTPGEDAPGGHIVRLVSEMLARGGFHDVVDARLQGNYNIESVSKVIDLAMRCTEEASSRRPTMEQVVAQLKESLELEILPGEGSDYLFSEDNYASQNSDFEQTPIIAR